In the genome of Vanacampus margaritifer isolate UIUO_Vmar chromosome 1, RoL_Vmar_1.0, whole genome shotgun sequence, one region contains:
- the mylz3 gene encoding myosin, light polypeptide 3, skeletal muscle has translation MTEFTADQIEDFKEAFGLFDRIGDSQVAYNQVADIMRALGQNPTNKDVVHILGNPSAEEMANKRINFDAFLPMLKQVDAMPKGTYDDYVEGLRVFDKEGNGTVMGAELRIVLSTLGEKMNETEIDALMAGQEDENGSVHYEAFVKHIMSV, from the exons ATG ACCGAGTTCACAGCCGATCAAATTGAGG ACTTCAAGGAGGCCTTCGGTCTCTTCGACAGAATTGGTGACAGCCAGGTGGCCTACAACCAGGTGGCCGACATTATGCGCGCTCTGGGCCAGAACCCCACCAACAAGGACGTGGTCCACATCCTGGGCAACCCCAGCGCAGAAG AGATGGCCAACAAGAGGATCAACTTCGACGCCTTCCTGCCCATGCTGAAGCAGGTGGACGCTATGCCCAAGGGTACCTACGACGACTACGTTGAGGGTCTGCGCGTCTTCGACAAGGAGGGCAACGGCACCGTCATGGGTGCTGAGCTGCGCATCGTGCTGTCCACCCTGG GAGAGAAGATGAACGAGACCGAGATCGATGCCCTCATGGCCGGCCAGGAGGATGAGAACGGCAGTGTGCACTATGAGG CGTTCGTCAAGCACATCATGTCCGTGTAA
- the lancl1 gene encoding glutathione S-transferase LANCL1: protein MDTRALKNPYPDYDANPELTQSLFDSHGKLTSAFAKRLSSKIDELSAVMEKGLKSADPKDCTTYTGWAGIALLYLHLHRIFKQPAFLQKALEHVGRSLKCLSRCRDVTFLCGDAGPLAVAAVVYHQLQMPGEADECIRRLLQYQQTVVKGSGGMPDELLYGRVGYLYSLVFIKQQLGADQIPLQHIQQISEAILASGQDLSRKFHIQNQSPLLYEWYGEQYVGAAHGLAGIYYFLMQSGFVAAEENVRRVVKPSVDYVRHLKFSSGNYPPCVGDDRDLLVHWCHGSPGVIYMLLQAHKVFGDCQYLEDALQCGEVVWRWGLLKKGYGLCHGAAGNAYSFLALYRQTQDPKHLYRACMFADWCMNYGSHGCRTPDRPFSLFEGMAGTIYFLADLLQPTQARFPAFEV from the exons ATGGACACGAGAGCTTTGAAGAATCCCTATCCTGACTATGACGCGAACCCTGAGCTCACGCAGTCGCTGTTTGACTCCCACGGCAAG CTGACGTCTGCGTTTGCGAAGCGGCTGAGCAGCAAGATCGACGAGCTCTCGGCTGTCATGGAGAAGGGGCTCAAGTCTGCCGACCCAAAAGATTGCACCACTTACACAGGCTGGGCAG GCATTGCATTGCTCTATCTGCACCTCCACCGTATTTTTAAGCAACCGGCGTTCCTCCAGAAGGCTCTGGAACACGTCGGCCGCAGTCTGAAGTGCCTGAGCCGCTGCCGTGACGTCACTTTCCTTTGTGGCGACGCAGGGCCCCTGGCTGTGGCCGCTGTCGTGTACCACCAGCTGCAAATGCCAGGAGAGGCCGACGAATGCATCAGAAG ACTGCTGCAGTATCAGCAGACTGTGGTGAAGGGTTCCGGCGGAATGCCTGACGAGCTCCTCTACGGTCGGGTGGGTTACCTCTATTCTCTCGTCTTCATCAAACAGCAGCTGGGTGCAGATCAAATTCCATTGCAGCACATCCAGCAG ATCAGCGAGGCCATCTTGGCATCAGGCCAAGACCTCAGTCGGAAGTTTCACATCCAGAATCAAAGCCCCCTCTTGTATGAGTGGTACGGTGAACAATACGTCGGCGCTGCCCACGGACTGGCTGGCATCTATTACTTCCTCATGCAG TCTGGGTTTGTCGCGGCCGAGGAGAACGTTCGCCGGGTGGTCAAACCCAGCGTTGACTACGTCCGTCACCTCAAGTTCTCCTCTGGGAACTACCCTCCTTGCGTGGGAGATGATCGTGACCTGCTGGTGCACTGGTGCCACGGATCCCCGGGCGTCATCTACATGCTCCTGCAGGCACACAAG GTGTTTGGTGATTGTCAATATTTGGAGGATGCTCTGCAATGTGGCGAGGTCGTGTGGCGCTGGGGATTGCTGAAGAAAGGCTACGGCCTGTGTCACGGCGCGGCGGGCAACGCTTACTCCTTCCTGGCGCTGTACCGTCAAACGCAAGACCCCAAGCACCTTTACAGAGCCTGCATG TTTGCAGACTGGTGCATGAACTACGGCTCGCATGGCTGCAGAACACCAGATAGACCCTTCTCACTTTTTGAAG GCATGGCGGGTACCATCTACTTTTTGGCCGACCTCCTGCAGCCAACGCAAGCACGCTTCCCAGCCTTCGAGgtgtga